A segment of the Salminus brasiliensis chromosome 5, fSalBra1.hap2, whole genome shotgun sequence genome:
aaaggcggaggccacaTTCCTTCTGTGTTCCAAATTCCATCCTCCACAATAGTAATTATGGTTCTGACCCGGCCCACCAGATCCATGTTCTCAACAGTGAGATCAGTCTCaccccttttttttattttttaattaatttaattgctTTAATTTGATTATAATTCATCTGCTTATTAAAAGAGATTCACTCTCGTTAAACACAAACAAGGGAAGAGTAAAGCTCCACAGCACAGCCATCAGTCAATCAGcatcagaaccaatcagaattttCACTTCAGCTGTGGGCGGGACAAAAGACAGTCAAACgtcagaaccaatcagaatctatTTTAGCTGGGGGCGGGACAAAAGACAGTCAAACGTCAGAACCAGTTGGTGAGCTAAATATTCACAGTCTGATCAGTCCGGCGCCGCTGATGGATGAAGTGAGGTTGGAAAAGGTGGAGAAACAGTGACTAAGAAACGCAAGTAGAaaacaaaagaaggtgaagctGCTGTGAGGTGCTatgctgctgattggctgagagctGTGCACCCTGCACATACCCCAACACTCTGATTGGGTGGATTGTGTCTGAAACAGGGTGATGTGATTCATTAGCATACAGATACACACGACCGTACGAGCTTCACTTTACAGAGCTGCACTGGAGTGTGTTTGGTAGAGCGAGCATCactgatctgtctgtctgtctgtctgtctgtctctgtgtagGAGGGAGTTCGTGGAGGGCTGCCGGGCAATCCAGGCCGACAGTCTGCAGGGGATCTGTCTGCGGTTCTCGGCGCTGCTGGAGGAGTCGCGAGGCGAGGAGAGCTTCAAGGACCTTTACCGCTTCACCTTCCAGTTCGGGCTGGATGCGGACGAGGGCCAGCGCTCGCTGCAGCGCTCCATCGCCATCGCGCTGTGGCGCCTGGTCTTCACGCTGGACACGCCCCCCGTCCTGGAGCGCTGGCTCCACTTCCTGTCGGAGAACCCGTGCGGCGTGCGCGGGATCTCGCGCGACACCTGGAACATGTTTCTGAACTTCACGCAGAGCATTGGGCCGGACCTCGGCAACTACAGCGAGGACGAGGCCTGGCCGAGCCTCTTCGACTCCTTCGTGGAGTGGGAGACAGAGAGGAGGCGCAGGGAGagggaggagcaggaggagaggaggagaatctgggaggaacagcagcagcaggaggaggaggaggaggaggaggaggaacgggGCGCGGAGACGGACGCCATCACGGACTGCAGCCCAGACGGGAAGGCGTGACGAGAGACGGGCGGAGGACTGGGGGCGAGACTGAAGCGTTGCTAGTGTTACCCAAGACCCTTACTGCCCGCTCTGatctgatgatgatggtggtgatgatgatggtgatgatgatgatttctaTTTTTAGGCTCTCCTCGTCGGGGTGGGCTTCCCCAGGTCCCCTGAACTGTTAATTTTATTGCTGAAAGGGCTCCAAAAACTCAAATTGTGTTTTTAAGCACTTCTATTTaagttattgttttattttgtaatttttcTTTTTGGTATTTTTAAAAGGTCTGCCCCTCTATCACACCTCCACAGCGAGTTTCCTCCATGAACAGACACCAAACGCCCCCCAAAAACAGCAACAGTGCAGCTtctccacctccatgcttaTAGTAACCCACAGCAGCAGAGCGCTGGAGCTGACGTCAggctgagggagggagggagagcgcGGGGTCGGGGCTTTCAGCTTTTAAACGGTTAACTGTAGCAGCTGATTTTATTTACACTCGCTGGTAATTACTGGTCATAAACCAAAACCCACCCccctcaaatacacacacactttccccgCTCCCCTCCCCATGATGCAGGTTGATCTGGTCAGGTGTGTCTGCTGTGATTTATTTTTGCGGTTTCCAGTTTTTCATTTCAGATTCCTTTTGTCTGGTTTTATATAAAATGCTACAATTTATAACGAATAAAAAGTGTGAAATTGGGCAGTGGACCACGCTAACCACCTCCCTTCAGTCCTTTATTTCTGTTCTCCACCTTCATCCACCTTTTATCCCACCCCTCCCACTTTCAGGAGGGAGGTGGTTCCACCCTTGTGTGAGATCGTCTGGTCCGGTCATCTGGGATCGGCTGGTTTGTGGTCGCGTCCCATTCAGAGTGAGGGAGCTCCTGCTGGAGACACCGGTCATAGAGTAGCTGCCATACAGCTGCCTATGCTGACCCAGGCTATTGAGGGCAGAGCTGACTGACTAGAGTGCTGGGGGGCACCATGTCCACAGAAGACGACGACCCGCGCCTGAAGGGGCTTGAAGGTGCAAGTGCCCGAACGTCTGCTCTCACCATTCTGTGGAGgagaaaccaacaccagaacatcctcacccagagaaatggctcggttATGGAGCTCCAGTGTCTGGAGCTTCACTGGAGCTCCATAACCAAGACCATTTGTCTGGGTTAGGATGTTCGGGTGTTTAGCACACTCTTCAGCCACAGACGCAGGCCCGGTCCTCTTCCTTGGAAGAAGGTGGTGGAGATGAGTCCATATGGAGCTCCACAGCACCACTGTTTAATGGTTAATAAGGTGGAAACTTAACACTTTAATTCTAATTAGTCCAAATTAGCATTATTAGTGACACCTAGTGGACAAACACAGcactcctccacacacacacacactactttcACACCTGGCTTGTTTACTAAAGTCCACTCCAGAGTTCTGGGCTCTCTGGATCATCTGGGTTTGAACTCAAGCGGGTCTGTCCCTGAGTGATGTCTTTAGGAATTCCTAGAAAGTAGGAATTTGAAAGGAGTGTGAAGTGTGATCTGGAATGAAAGGAGGAATCTAACCTCGGAAGCTGATCTCATGTTTGAGCAGGAACCACTTACCAAAGTAATttctcaaaagtatttggacgcctgctcattcactgcttcttctgaaatcaagagtattaaagagctgatcctgcttctgttggagtaactgtctctactgtccagagaagaaga
Coding sequences within it:
- the dcun1d3 gene encoding DCN1-like protein 3, which produces MGQCVTKCKNPTSSLGSKSGEKESGKSHGKKGGGGGGGGTGGHKEESKFPADVNGTKSPEVTVETSIAPPLSPGDVRREEPEQDGEGLSLARIEEMFMRYKDEHEDSILEEGMERFCNDLHVDPAEFKVLVLAWKFQAATMCKFTRREFVEGCRAIQADSLQGICLRFSALLEESRGEESFKDLYRFTFQFGLDADEGQRSLQRSIAIALWRLVFTLDTPPVLERWLHFLSENPCGVRGISRDTWNMFLNFTQSIGPDLGNYSEDEAWPSLFDSFVEWETERRRREREEQEERRRIWEEQQQQEEEEEEEEERGAETDAITDCSPDGKA